Proteins from one Microbacterium hatanonis genomic window:
- a CDS encoding FGGY-family carbohydrate kinase: MLPTITVDVGTTSVKLCLFDASGDPRATARLATPTTEDRWGEVYHLAELAAGIDRFVLALDADDRATVRRIAITGVGESGGLVRGDMSLASPMILWHDDRGSDYLNRLDALERRRVYEVTGLPINANYGLSKVAWAVAHADDAGDAQWLNVAEYLAGTLTGDRWSEYSLASRTMALDLVERRWSAEIVGLVGLDTSLFPPLRAAAEGSAITADAARRLGLGDDVMVHVAGHDHMVGGAGADLRPGELLNSTGTTEGLLFVGQRPRLDEAAAAAKLANGIDCAGEGFTLFASIPTGGSAFATLQSMLSLTADELTACIDDLARRYARGALDLDTVPLVLPQFRGSPPPDKNAAARGVVAGVRSDTTTADIVLGCFLGMALQFRDVLGLFDRPVERVKVIGPAAVNPLWLQLKADLLGVALSVSRFPEVVSRGAQALASGETVPWARSEPREVEVDPRNAERVAAWAASVGPRWEHLKAMPW; encoded by the coding sequence ATGCTTCCCACGATCACCGTCGACGTCGGAACGACCAGCGTCAAGCTCTGCCTGTTCGACGCATCCGGCGACCCGCGCGCCACCGCCCGCCTGGCCACGCCGACGACGGAGGACCGCTGGGGGGAGGTCTACCACCTCGCCGAGCTGGCGGCGGGCATCGATCGGTTCGTGCTCGCTCTCGACGCGGACGATCGGGCGACGGTGCGCCGGATCGCCATCACCGGCGTCGGCGAATCGGGCGGTCTCGTCCGCGGCGACATGTCACTGGCGTCGCCGATGATCCTCTGGCACGACGACCGGGGCTCGGACTACCTGAACCGGCTGGACGCGCTCGAGCGTCGTCGCGTCTACGAGGTCACCGGGCTTCCGATCAACGCCAACTACGGCCTGTCGAAGGTCGCGTGGGCCGTCGCCCACGCCGACGACGCGGGCGACGCCCAGTGGCTCAATGTCGCGGAGTATCTTGCCGGCACGCTGACCGGGGACCGGTGGTCGGAGTACTCGCTGGCCAGCCGCACCATGGCGCTCGACCTCGTCGAACGCCGCTGGTCGGCCGAGATCGTCGGGCTCGTCGGTCTCGACACGTCGCTGTTCCCACCGCTCCGAGCCGCCGCCGAGGGGTCGGCGATCACCGCCGACGCCGCACGACGGCTGGGTCTCGGCGACGACGTGATGGTGCACGTCGCCGGCCACGACCACATGGTCGGCGGTGCGGGCGCCGACCTTCGGCCAGGCGAACTGCTCAACTCCACCGGAACGACCGAGGGCCTCCTCTTCGTCGGTCAGCGCCCGAGGCTCGACGAGGCCGCCGCCGCGGCGAAGCTGGCCAACGGCATCGACTGCGCGGGGGAGGGGTTCACCCTGTTCGCCTCGATCCCCACGGGCGGGTCGGCCTTCGCGACGCTCCAGAGCATGCTCTCGCTCACCGCCGACGAGCTCACCGCGTGCATCGACGACCTCGCCCGGCGCTACGCCCGCGGGGCGCTCGACCTCGACACCGTGCCTCTCGTGCTGCCGCAGTTCCGAGGGAGCCCGCCACCGGATAAGAACGCCGCGGCACGGGGCGTGGTCGCCGGGGTGCGCAGCGACACGACCACCGCCGACATCGTGCTCGGCTGCTTCCTGGGCATGGCCCTGCAGTTCCGCGACGTGCTCGGTCTGTTCGACCGTCCGGTCGAGCGGGTGAAGGTCATCGGGCCGGCCGCCGTGAATCCGCTCTGGCTGCAGCTGAAGGCCGACCTGCTGGGGGTGGCGTTGAGCGTCTCGCGCTTTCCCGAGGTGGTCTCGCGCGGGGCTCAGGCCCTCGCATCGGGCGAGACCGTGCCGTGGGCCCGCAGCGAGCCGCGCGAGGTCGAGGTCGATCCTCGCAACGCCGAGCGGGTCGCCGCCTGGGCCGCCTCCGTCGGTCCGCGCTGGGAGCACCTGAAGGCCATGCCGTGGTGA